GTCGTTGTCGGAAGCGGCATTTCCGGGCTTTACGCCGCCCTTTACGCCCGACGCTCCGGACTTTCCGTAGCATTGGTCTGCAAAAGCAACCCCCTGCGCTCAAATTCGGCCGTAGCTTCCGGAGGGATCAACGCCGTTCTCCGATCGACCCGCCGCGATTCGCACCGCGAACACATCGCCGACACGCTCAGAGGGTCGGATGAACTGGGGCGGTTTTCGGTCGTCAGCTCGATGGTCCGAGGGGCGGAAGAGGTGATACGCGAACTCTCGGAGATGGGGGTGAATTTCGATCGGAACGAAGAGGGCGATATCGCGCAAAGACCGTTTGGCGGAACCAACGCATCGCGCACCTGCTACATCGCCGATAAGACGGGTGCGGCGATCACCCAGACACTGCTCGTGCAATGCCGGAAGGAAGGAGTCAGCATATTCCCCGGGCACGTCATGCTCTCGATCGCGACGTTCAAGGAAAAACTCTCCGGCGTGATCCTCCTGCGGCGGCGCGATTCCCAGGTGATCGCATTTGCCTGCAAATCGCTGGTACTTGCCGGCGGCGGATATGCCGGCATCTACCGAGGCCATTCGACCAATTCGCAAGAAGCGAGCGGGGACGCACTTGCCGTCGCGCTGCGGACCAAAATGAGGCTTGCCAACATGGAATTCGTACAGTTCCATCCAACGACACTGAACGGCACGCTCATCAGCGAAGCGGCCAGAGGGGAAGGGGCGTACATCGTCGATGAAACGGGTACACGCTTCACCGACGAACTCGCAACGCGCGACCGCCTCTCACGCGCGATTGCGGAACACCAGCGTGCCGGGCACAGCGTTTATCTCGATTTCCGCCATCTGGGCGAAGAACTGATCGACCAAAAGCTCCCCTCCGCCCGCAAACACGCCCTCAACGGCGCGGGAATCGACATCACGACCGAACTCCTTCCGATTACCCCCTCGGCGCACTACACGATGGGGGGAATCTGGAGCCGTGCCGATACATCGACCGATCTACCGGGGGTTTTTGCCTGTGGAGAGTGTGCTTACAACGGGGTCCACGGAGCCAACCGTCTCGGAGGGAACAGCCTGCTTGAAGCGGCCTATTTTGGAAGGGTGGCGGGGATAGAAGCGTCCAGGGCCGCCCGCAGAAACGAATTTCAGCCCATCGACTACGCACAGGTGGAGCGGGAATCGCGCTACATCGGAATGATACTCGAAGGGGAGAACCGTTTCAACATCAATACGATGCGGCGCAATCTTGGCAACAATCTGTACGTTAATGCGGGAATATTCCGGACGCACGACTCGTTGGCCGCCGCGCTCGAATATGTTCACTACCTGATGAAAATGTCATCAGGACTGTGTTGCGTCAATAAAGAGCGATCCGACAACGTCGAACTCCTCTCGATCCTCGAATTTCGTAACTCGCTGAGCGTCGCCGAAGCGATGGTGATGGCGGCGCTGGCGCGCGAAGAGAGCAGGGGAGCCCATTACCGCAGCGATTATCCGATCCGCGACGACAAACACTACAAAGTCGATACGATCCTGCGTCGTCTTGCGGGAACATTTCTGCGAATTACGTTCGAGGGGGCCGTATCGGCCGACTGGTGGCATCGGATACGCCGTTTTTTCCACGCACAATAAATGCATTCGAACGTTCGGTTTGCGTCCGACGCAGATTGATATTATCAAATATAAAGGAGCTGAAATGGCTAAGGTAATGCTGCGTTACGATTCAACGGGGGCGATATCGTTTTACGTCGCCAAAAAAGACATGGAAGAGACGATCGTCAAATCCGAATTCGACACGCTAGAGCGCTGGGGTGGGGAAGTTAAGCTCAGTAACGGCGAAACCTGGTACATCGAGCCCTGCGCCAAAAAATTCCCCTCCGAAGTCGTTGCCAAGCGGCTCGGGGAGTGATTTGGCGCTTCGGCCGACCCCGTTCTCATCCCCGCATCCGACAATTCCGACCGATTTCAACGTATGTTGCCAAATCTCTGATATAATGACAGCAATTCACCGATATTAACCTAATGTATTACGAAAAGAGCGTCGAAAGAGATTGTATGAACCCTGAATTCTCGGCCATTACCCCATCTACGCGAATCGGAGATCTTTTTGCCTCTTCGGCCGGTTGCCCGAGGTTCGAAGGGGATACGATCGTCCAGAATCTGCTGGAGTTTTTCGCCCGCCACGACGACGACGCGGTTATCGTCACCCGCCGCTCGGCCCATGTGGGGATCGTGACCCTCAGAGACATCGTCCGCGTTATACACGACAGCGACAATCTGGGGCTGCCGATCCGCGATTTCATGACCTCTCCCGTCGAAACTTTCGATGCCGACACCCAGATATCCGATGTCATAGAAGCGATCGAAGAGCTGCCTTACGACAAAATTGTCGCGGCCAAGGGCAAAAACGTTCTGGGGATTATCGACAAACACCGACTGATGTCGCTGTGTTACCGGCAAATCACCCCTATGGTCAAACACGACTATACAATGATCCATTCGCTGATGGGGCTTGTCGGCGAGGGCGAAAAAGGGCTGCTGAAAATGGCGACGACCGATACGCTGACCGGTATCGGCAACCGGAGGCTCTTTGAAGAGGTGTTCCAATCGCACCAAAAGCATCCTCAGTCCCAGGATTATTCCCTCTATCTGCTGTTGCTCGACGTCGACAATTTCAAAAGCATCAACGACACCTTCGGACACAATGTCGGCGATTCGGTGCTTAAGCAGCTGGCCGCTTTGATCGGCTCTTCGATCCGGAAAAGCGACACGTTCGTACGATGGGGAGGGGAAGAGTTTGCCATCTTGCAGCGTTATACCGATCCGATGGCCGTAATGAAAGTGGCCGAACAGATACGCAAAAAAATCGACGAACACAGTTTTGAGACGATCGTCCACGTGACGTGCAGTTTCGGTCTCGCATCGGTTCGCCCGCACGAAGAGCTTGAAAGCGTTTTCGAACGTGCCGATAAAGCCCTCTACCGCGCAAAATCAGACGGGAAAAACTGCGTCCGCATCGATATGGGATAAAGCTTATACCTCGATTCCGTATTGCTTGATTTTATAACCGATCTGCCGGGCGGTCATCCCCAATGAACGGGCCGCTTTGGTCTGAATTCCGTGCGAATCAATGAGGGCCTGGATGATCGATTCTTTTTCGAGTTCCTGAAGCGTCTTTTTCGTTATCGGTCCGCTGGGAAACTCTTTTGCCGGTGTCGGCGCGGCAGCAGCGGAGACCGCCGGATCGTTGTGCATGTAGAGTTTCTGATAATTGAACGGCAAAACATGGCTGAGCATTTCAGGCTGGATCTCCCCGTCCGGACAAATCAGAACGATTCTCTCCATCGTATTCTGGAGTTCGCGGATGTTTCCCGGCCAGGGATAGTCGAGCAACAGTTCCATCGCCCCTTTGCTGAAGTGCATCGTCTTGCGGTGCTCTTTCATAAATTTCTGCAGATAGTGCTCGATCAGTAGTTTGACGTCTTCGTAACGTTCCCGCAACGGGGGGAGGTTGATCGGAATGACATTCAAACGGTAAAACAGGTCTTCGCGAAATTCCCCTTTGCGTACCATCTCTTCGAGATTCCGGTTTGTCGCGGCGACGAGCCGGACGTTTGTGCGGATCGTTTTGGTGCCGCCGACCCGTTCGAACTCCTGTTCTTGCAATATACGCAGCAGTTTGACCTGGAGCGCAGGGGTAATGTCGCCGATTTCATCGAGGAACAGGGTTCCGCCGTCTGCGAGTTCGAAACGCCCCTTGCGCATCTCCCGCGCGTCGGTAAACGCCCCTTTTTCATGCCCGAAAAGCTCGCTCTCCAACAGCGTTTCGCTGATGGCGGCGCAGTTGAGCTTGATAAAGGGGCCGTTCTGGCGTCGACTGAGGTTGTGAACCGCGGTGGCGATGAGCTCTTTTCCCGTTCCCGTTTCGCCCCGGATGAGAATCGTCGCGTCGGTGGGAGCAACGGTGTTGATCATCGAAAATACCTGCTGCATCCGCGTCGAACGTCCGACAATGTTTTCGAATTTGTAATCTTTTTGCATCTCTTCTTTGTAATACGTTTTGAGTTCGCTCAGCGACTCTTTTTCTTTGGTGATGGTCTGTTGTACCTTCAGAGCACCGACAAAAAGCGACCCTACGATGGTGAGCATCCGGACGATTTCGTCGAAATTGAGGGGACTGCTTTTGCCGATGTTGGCCGAAATGACGCCGATGACCTCGTCGTCTTGCATCAGCGGTACCGCCACGTAAGAGACCATTTGGGTCGAAATATTGCCCATTTTGTTGAGATAATTGATGTTGTTGTGGATGTTTTCGATGACGATCGGTTCACGGCTTTGGGCGGCAAGCCCAGTCGCCCCTTCGCCGAACCGGTACGTTGCCATTTTTTTCTGATACGGCTCGAGGTCGATCGAAATCAGCAGTTCAAGTTCGTCGGCATCCTCTTTTTTGCGAAACAGGGCACACCGCTCGAGATAGCCATGCTGTTTGAGCCGACGCATCGCTTTTTCGACGCTTTCATGAATATCGGTCGTACTGGTCAGCATCACCGCCACTTCGTAGAGGAGATTGATCTCTTTGTATGCGAACGTGAGCGAACAGGTGTGGCACTCTTCTCGATTCGGAATATTGGCATCAAAAGTCATCATGGCGCATTCTTTTTTAGGATATGGGAAATTGTAGTACAAAAAGAAGCAACGAATCATCGTTCAAATGGATAAAAAATAGGCAGTATTTGGAATCTCTTTTGCACTCTCTTTCCAATACGATAAGGAGTACACATGCAAATCACCGTACACGGCACCCCGACGCCGCTTGAAGGAAAAGAGATGAGCCTATGGCGGGAGGCTCCTGCGGCACGCGTAACGCTTCTCGACGGGACACCGAACGTCATCGGGATGATCGCGCCGACGGCACAGCTGTTGATCGCGATTCCTTCGCTCAAAACCGAGGTATGTTCCCTTGGGGCAAAAACGTTTAACGCTCTGGTCCAACGGTTCGGCAAACTCAAAACCGTCATGGTCACCACCGACGATATCGATTTCGTCCGCGACTATGCCATGCGCGAGGGGATCGACCACGCAGAAATCGTGATCGACACGTCACGCGAGTTTGCGAAAAAGTACGGCATACTGATATCGGAGGGCAAACTCAAGGATCGGCTCGCGCGGGCCGTATTCGTCATCGACCGCGAAGGGCTCATCAGCTATATCGAAATCGTTCCCGAAATCACCGACGAAGTCGATTACGACCGCTGCATCGAAGCGGTCGAGAAAGCGGCAAACACGAAGCAAAAAGGGCATGAACACGAGAACTGGATGGGAGCCTGATCCCCGTGGCGTTTCGCTTTTGTTCCAAATGTGGTATCATTAACCAAAGCTGATTCTTTCCGTTCGTACAAACCGCCTGCGCAACTGCGGCTAGAGGGAGAAAACGATGATCATTGGGCTTCCCAAAGAGATAAAAACCGACGAATTCCGAGTTGCTCTGACCCCTTCGGGGGTGGAAGAGCTGGTCCGCAGCGGGCACAGCGTGTACGTTCAGTCCAAAGCAGGCGAGGGGAGCGGGTTCAATGACGCATCCTACGCCTCGGCGGGAGCGGTACTCCTGGACGATCCCGACCAGATATGGCGTGCCAGCGATATGATCGTCAAGGTCAAAGAACCGATCGAAGCCGAATATCCCAGGCTTCGTGAAGGGCTTATCCTCTTTACCTACCTTCACCTCGCGGCGGATCGGGTGCTGACCGAATTGCTCTGTGAGAAAAAAGTGACCGCCTACGCGTACGAGACACTTCGCAGCGGTCGGCGTCTTCCCCTCCTTGAACCGATGAGCGAAATCGCCGGTCGTATGGCGACGCTTTTTGGCAGCGTTCACCTCGGGCGTTATTACGGAGGAAAAGGGCAGCTTGTGGGCGGAGCCGTCGGAACAGCACCGGGGCGCGTCGTCGTATTCGGGGCGGGAGTAGCGGGCAAAGCGGCGGCCGATGCCGCTGCCGGTCTGGGCGCCGAAGTCGTGCTGTTTGACATCAATACCGAACGGCTGGCTTACCTGCGCGACGTCATGAGCCCCCGGGTGACGATGCATTATTCCTCCCACGACGCAATCACAAGCAGCATCAAAGAAGCCGATCTGATTATCGGCACCGTGCTGATTCCCGGAGCCAAAGCCCCGAAACTGATCACGCGCGAGATGCTGGGGCTAATCCCCAGGGGCTCCGTCCTCGTGGATGTTTCAATCGATCAGGGGGGATGTTTCGAAACCTCCCGTCCGACGACTCACTCCGATCCTACGTTTGAAGTGGAGGGGATCATCCACTACTGCGTCGCCAACATGCCGGGGATGTACCCGCATACCTCCACAAGCGCACTGACGCACGCCACGCTTCCCTACATCAAACAAATCGCCGCGACCCCGATCACCCATGTCGTCGGCAATGATGTCCTAAGCTCGGCACTCAACACTTACGACGGCTATCTGATGAACGAAGCGGTCGCACATGCCCACGGTATGAAGTACAAAGGGCACCATTAGCAGCCCCGGAGCGCGCACGAAAATTGCATTCCTTTCCGATATACCGATAAGGAGGGAAGCTATGAACGAACACGACCTCATGCGCCGGGAGATCGAAAACCACCTGAAAAAGTACGCCGCGGACGAGGAGGCCAGATACGATATCGCGCCGCTGATTGCGGCTAAATCGCTCGAAATGAACCACCTTTACCAGGACCTTGGCTTTAAAAACCGCATCGAGATGGGGCAGTTCATGTCACGTCATTTTCCCCGTCTGGCCGAAATGAAGCCCAAAGAAAAGCTCTGGAAAAAATTCCTCTACGACGCCATCGGCAAAGTAGCCCCCGCGTGTGCCGGATGCAATGACCGCGAGCACTGCTTCACCTGCCTGATCGCCGAAGCGAGCGCCTAATGCACAAGATGCCGCCAAGCGAAGAGAGACTTCGCGTCATGAAATCGATTTTTTCACTGAGCGATGAAATCGAGTACAACATCTACGAAGCCGACGATATCGCCGAATATGCACGTATGGAGGCCGATACCGTACGACGGATCATACGGGAACTCTACGACGAGGGATTTTTAGGAGAGTGCATGAGCATCGGCGACGACGGATACGAAACGTTTTACCTGAACAAAAAAGGGCGCATCTTCATCGGCATGGAATGACCCTCCCTGACTGGCCGTTAGAGCGATGAGAGGGGAGCACGACCCGCCAGAGAGGAGGGGAGTTCCCCCAGGGCGTCGTTGACGTCGGCGGGTTGAGGGAGTATTTTATCCAGCGTGTTGACGGGATCCATCAGCATTTCCCAGTTTTTGACGACGTCATGAAAATGGACCGTGCCGGTTTTTTCGGGATCGAGCGTAAAGCGGGGGTCGTCGTAGTGCTCGAACGACGTCGTGTTCTCGATTCCCGCAGAGAACGATCCTTCCGCATCGCTAAGATCAAGGCGTACGGTAACGTTCGAAACGCGCCCCGAACGATCCAGCGCAATGTCAAAATCGGTGGCGAGGACAAATCGGTCCAACACGGCGGCAATCCGTTTCTGATCGCTTAGAATCATGTAGGCCCCGTATTCTTCTTTGGTTAAAACGCCATCTTGAAATAGGCGGGTGATTGCGGCATCGCTGAAGCGGAGGAACCATCCGACCGATTCGTTATGGTCGAGTCGAACCCGTATATTCCCGCTTGCCGTGTCATAATACGCCAGTGACCCGTTCATCTCCCCGAACCCTTTGAGCGTCCCCTCCTTCAAAGCGCGGTTCATACTCCGAAACGCCGTAGCGTTGAATGCGTCCTCGGGAAAAAAGTTTTGCATCAGGGTATCGTTGAGATCGAAGCGAATCAGTTTTTTCTCATCGTCGGGCCGCATCGGGAAGAGGGTATTTAGAAACGAATTGCCGATATAGAGGACGCGTTTTTCATAGTCGGCCATCAGCGGCACCCTGAGGGAGATTTCGACGTTGTTTTGCGCGTATCGAAGATCGTACAACGCTTCGGAGCGTGCCCGTTGCATGTCTACGGAGCCCCGTGCCTGGAGGCTGATCGATCTGAGGATGCTCAGCCCTTTGTCGACGTACGCCGCCGTCTTGTCGGTTTCATCGGATTGATCGTGCGATACCGACAGTTTTGTGATTCGGGTGGAAGAGGTATAGTCGTAGCCTTGCGCGCGGAACGTTTTATCGAGAGCCGCATTAAGGGATTGATGGGGTGTGGACGTGCTGCATCCCGTAACAAATACGATGGCGAACGCCGCAGCCAGTACGGTTGGGAAACGCATGTCGCTTCCTCCTTCAAGCAAATAGTCTATTATAGTCAAACAAAGCCGAATCCTCAACGAATCGCCGTTTTTTCACGGAACATTTCCAAGCCGCCCTGAAGCAGGAGCGAAACATTGAGGGTGAAGAGTTCACTCTCCAGCGTTGCGGCCGCGGCTTTAGCGGCCGCAAGATCGGCAATCGCACGGCCCAGTTCGTCCGCACTCGAAAGCTGGTTCTCGAACCGTCCCCGCGTAAGTTTTGTATACTCGGCGGCGGCTTTGATCCGCATTTGCGCGCTCAGAAGCTTGCTTCGGGTTGCTTCGATCTCCAAAGCCGTGTTTCGGATTTCGGAGACGATACGGTTTGTATAATCTTCGATCGCGGCATATGCGGCCATTTCGGACGCTTTTGAGGCCTGAATCGCGTGATAGTCGCTCATCCCCGAAAAGAGGTTCCACGACGCGACGATCCCTCCGTAACTTTTATCGGGGTTCGTGTATCCGTCGCCGTTCAGATCGAATGCGTCACCGTGGCGCTTGAGCGAAGCAACAAGCGCGATTTGGGGATACCAGCGGCTCCGTGCGAGCGCAATGTCGCTCCGGGCGATTCCGAGCGCTTTTGCGAGGGAGAGGAGGTCTTCGCGGTTGATCCGCGCAGCCGTTTCCACCTCCGCAGGGTCCGGCGCCCAGAGCGCCTCGGAGGGGAGCTTTGCCGTATCGACACGACCGCCTGTGAGGTAGGAAAGGGTATTGAGCAGCCGCAGCCTTGCACTTTTGCTTTCGGCGATATCCGCTTCGATTTCATACCCTTTGGCTTCGATGGCGTAGAGTTCGGCCGGCGCCAGCAGACCGTTGGCGTACATCCCCCGCGCTTTTGCGTACGAGGCATCGATGGCATTTTTAGCTTCCGCCTGTGCGGCGATTACCGCTTCATAGCCTGCCGCTGCGGCATAGAGCCGTGTCGCATCCAGGTAAAGGTTGCGCTTGAGATCGGAGGTTTCGAGCAATGCTTTTTCGTGCTGGAGTTTGGCTTTTCCGGCCGATGCGGAGAGGGCAAATCCACTGAAAAGGGGATAAGTCAGAGAGAGTTCGCCTTCGACGTTGTTACGCGAAGCGGTCTGCATTTTCGACGATGCAAGCACCGCCGTCGGCGTTCGGTTGAGTTTGAGGGCACTGAGACGGGCGTCGAGCGAGGGAAGGTGTTTCCCTTCGGCCGCGAGATACGCTTCGTAGGCCGAGTGTTCCACCGCTCGGGCGCTTTGAACGGCATGCGAAGCGTCGATCCCGGCCAGAATTTCGGGATAGCTCTGAGCGAATACCAGTGTCGGCAAAATGAACGGCAACAAACGCTTCATGCGCTCTCCTTTTCTATTTGTCAATATAGTCACGATACGATTAATTGATACTGAATTAAGCTACAACGCTATAAGATGGTCTAAATCTAGAAATAGGGCAGTCGAATATGTTTTCCACCCTGAAGAAGTACTGGTTGGGCGCTCTGATCGCGGTATTATTCGGCATAGGCGCCGTTTTGATCTATATCCGTCTCCATCCGCCCCGGTTAGCTGAAAACCTGATTCAGGGGACGGGACGGATCGATGGCGATTTGATCAATCTCAACGCGAAATACCCCGGCAGGCTCAACGGCATCGGTGTCGAAGAAGGAGAAAGGGTACGCCGTAACCAGACGATCGCTCTGATCGATAGCCAAGAGTCCCGTGCACAGCACGATCAGGCCGTAGCCAGACTCGATGCCGCACGCCGCGAATACCGCTCCCGGGAAATCGAGCTGGACATCCTGCGACGAACGCTGCCCCAGACTCTTTTGAAAGCCGACGCCAATCTGGCCCTGAGCCAGCGCTCCCGCGACGAGCTCGACCGTATGCTCAGCGCCCAGAAAAACATCGTCGCGCAAAGCGAAAAAGATTTCGAACGGATGCGCGATCTGGTGGAAAAACGCCTTGTCGAATCACGCCAGCTCGAAACCGCCGAGCTCAAGCTGAAAACCGATCGCGAACAGCTCGGTGCGCTCATCTACAAGCGCAAACAGCTCGACGAAACGATCGCCATCGCCGAAAGTTCCCGCATCGAGGCGGTACTGGCCCAGCGGAAAATCGATGCGATGCAAGAAGCCAACAACGCGCTTGCAGCGGGGATCAAAGCCATGGAAGCATCGCAGGCCCAAAGCCGTGCGGTCCTCAGTGAAATGGAGTTGCGTTCCCCGGTGGACGGCTTCGTTGTTGAAAGGATCGCCCACAACGGCGAGGTGGTCGGAGCCGGTAATCCGGTCGTGACACTGATCGATCCCTCCTCGCTCTACCTGAAAATTTTCGTCGATACGCTTCAAAACGGCAAAATCAAAATCGCAGACCGCGCCGTCATTTTCGTCGATGCGTATCCGGACCGTCCCATAGCGGCCAAAGTAGTCCGTATCGAACAAAAAGCCGAATTCACCCCCAAAGAGGTCTCCGTTGCCAGCGACAGAATTCAGCGGGTGTATGCCGTCCATCTCAAACCCCTCAAGCCCGATCCGCTTCTCAAACTCGGCCTTCCGGCGGTGGGTGTCGTGACGCTGGACGGCAAAAATCTTCCCGGCACCCTTCGGGAAGTCCCCGAATAAAGGGGTAAACCGGATGCTCAGGGTCGACAACGTCACCGTCCGCTATAAACAGCACATCGGTATACGCAACGCCTCGTTCACGGCCAAAGAGGGGGAAATTATCGGCTTTATCGGGGCCGACGGGGCCGGAAAAAGTTCGCTGATGCACGCCGTTGCCGGTGTCGGGGCGTTCGAAGGGCAGATACGCTTCAAAGAGACCCTCTACCGCTCTCCCGCCGAAGCCGAACCCATCAAGGCCGATACCGCATTCATGCCGCAGGGGATCGGGCTGGTACTCTATGAAATGCTCAACGTCGGGGAACATCTCGATTTTTTTGCCGACATCCGCAATCTCTCTCTTGATGGCGACTACCTCGATTACAAACGCCGTCTGCTCCATATGGCTGGGCTGGAGCGTTTCACGGACCGGAGGGCGGGAAACCTCAGCGGCGGTATGATGCAAAAACTCTCCCTCATCTGTACCCTGCTGCACCGCCCGAAGCTCCTGATCCTTGACGAACCGACGACGGGCGTCGACCCTCTCAGCCGGATCGAACTGTGGAATATCCTCGACCGGATACGCCGCGAAGAGGGGACCATCATCCTCGTCAGTACCGCCTACATGCAAGAAGCGGCCCGCATGGATAAAATACTGCTTTTCGACGAAGGGGAGATCATCGCGGGCGGTACGGCATCCGAACTCATCGAATCGGTACGCCCGATGACCTATGTCCCAGGCGGCGGTTCCCAAGGCTTTACAACCATCGATGCCCTCTATTCGCTCGAACCTCTGGAACTTCCACACGCCGAGCCCACTCTCGAAGCGCTGTTTTTCGTCAACGCGCTCCGAAAAGCCCGGACGCTGCCGCCCATTACGATAACTGCGCGCCCCGAAGAATACGATCACGCGTCGACAGTCATGGAAGCCCATGCCCTGACCAAACGATTTGACGGATTTGTTGCGAACGATTCGGTGGATATTCGACTCAACCGCGGCGAGATATTGGGGCTTTTGGGAGCCAACGGCGCGGGAAAAACGACGTTTATCAAAATGCTTCTCGGGCTTTTGCCGATCGACGGTGGAAAACTCGAATTGCTGGGGCGCCCGGTCCAAAACGCATCGGATCGTCAGACCCTCAAGGCATCGATCGGCTACGTCAGTCAGCATTTCGCCCTCTATAACGACATGACGGTCCGCGAAAACCTGCTGTATTTCGCCGCCATGCGCGGTATTGCACTGTCAAAATCCCTCGAGAAAACTTCCCTCTATGCCGAGGAACTCGGATTTAAGGAGTACCTCGACGAGATCCCCTCCAACCTTCCGCTGGGGATCAACCAGCGTTTTTCACTCGCCGCCGCCCTGTTG
The DNA window shown above is from Campylobacterota bacterium and carries:
- a CDS encoding ATP-binding cassette domain-containing protein; this encodes MLRVDNVTVRYKQHIGIRNASFTAKEGEIIGFIGADGAGKSSLMHAVAGVGAFEGQIRFKETLYRSPAEAEPIKADTAFMPQGIGLVLYEMLNVGEHLDFFADIRNLSLDGDYLDYKRRLLHMAGLERFTDRRAGNLSGGMMQKLSLICTLLHRPKLLILDEPTTGVDPLSRIELWNILDRIRREEGTIILVSTAYMQEAARMDKILLFDEGEIIAGGTASELIESVRPMTYVPGGGSQGFTTIDALYSLEPLELPHAEPTLEALFFVNALRKARTLPPITITARPEEYDHASTVMEAHALTKRFDGFVANDSVDIRLNRGEILGLLGANGAGKTTFIKMLLGLLPIDGGKLELLGRPVQNASDRQTLKASIGYVSQHFALYNDMTVRENLLYFAAMRGIALSKSLEKTSLYAEELGFKEYLDEIPSNLPLGINQRFSLAAALLHDPLVLFLDEPTSGVDAIARAQFWQLLTALKQKWGIAILITTHYMSEAEFCDRIVLLRDGKKIADNSVDELYALHPGAQSFEEIFMEYYR